Part of the Solanum pennellii chromosome 10, SPENNV200 genome is shown below.
agtcgcaacatttcataaaagtcacaactcttcataaaagttgcaactcttcgttttccattcacaccttttttaaaatccaacaatgGCCCCAACAGTGCGCGATACATAATCAGAGGTCTTGAGTTCGAGCCTTGAGTATGTATTAGATTCTGTTGGAAACGTCACTCCGAATAACCCATGCAATGCGCGATATATAAGAAGCCTAATAAACTGCCTTTTctaaaattaagaatttataaACTTAAAATCCTAACCCAGACCCaacttttaaatgtattatGCCCCCGTGGTAAAAATGGTTATATATCCgtaagacataatacataaacataatcattaACATGGCGTCACTTGACAATTATGACTTTTAACTTCGAGTGTGTACAAGTAGGCACTTAAGCTTATACAcaattgaacaaataaacacattCGTCCTACATGACACCCTACAtgatacatttattttttacatggtgtcctacgtgtattataCCATGTAGGACATGTATGTctacttgtttatttttatacattgttGGACGGACGAAGTATTTCATCCCTTCACTTTTACTAGTCACTTATtcctaatatatatttttatttttttacttatcaCTTTTGACATATCAAAAAAAGACAATTATATTTTTCCATGTTTTACCATCAAAATTAAATACTCCTTCTTCAATTCATTTTTCACGACTTAACactaaacatcatttaacaAGGATAGTTGGTAAAATATCTATTTCAATAATTTGTTTCTTAATTGGTGTGCCAAGTCAAGCCACATAAATATGAGATAACTTGTACTCCCGTAGTTCCTATTTAGTTGttgttaaagtaaaaaaaagtctcatattgGTGATTAATAAGATAAGTAGACTCCATATAAGGCTTGATCGATACTCCTTCTTTTAAGCTAACTTTTGAGGTGTGAGTTAGATCCAATACACAATTTAATATGATATCATAGCAGCGTCTATGTCACTGATGTTGGGgcccaaaataaaaataatcaaaaattgCCCAAGAAATGTctacgcaccagatgctaaccATAGATCGTAAGGTGGGTCCAAAATTACCCACCCACCATATGTTAAGCATTGTGGGATGTTAAAACAAAAAAGTCTCACATTGCTGATTAATGAGATGAATGGACTCCTTATTAAGGCTTAAATATTCCTCCTCCATTTAAGCTAGCTTTTGGAATGTGAGTTAGGCGTAAGACGTATGAGGTGTGGGTTAGACCTTAGACTTGTCATAATTTTAGATTTCACGTTCCTTAAGAAACTAGGTAAATTTACTATTGTACTCTTATTTAGttttctcttaaaaaaaaacattttaatcattgaacatgaattaatttatttttattaattaatttggccaataaaaattattaatcaattaattagttttcttatgttgatcaAATATACACTTTCAAATTCGGATAAGCCTCAAGGGTAAATATAGGAAGAGTcatatcatttataaattttttaaaataacaattcttaaGAGATATCTATTTTAGTAAGAACAACGTATAAATAAAAATCGAGgatataaataactaaatttgaTTTACCTTTAATACCCTTAAATGAAGTTTAAATTACGAAAAAGAAAAGGCTGACTGGGTTCCCATTGGACGTGGGCTTTTGTGGACCATAAATGGGCCGAATGTTTCCCCTCTTTTAATCGGTCCAATAGCATCATAAACGCATATACCACGTGATCCTTTAAACTAACTCTGGTAAAATATTCAACTAACCATGGTCAAATCTAGCCGCTCAGTTGCTGACACCTGTTAGTATTTAACGGTTAAGATCATCTCTTCACAGATTTTTCGTTTTGCATTTTCCTATATAAACTCCTTCTAGCTCGATTACAAAGCAGAGATCGTGAGCATAGTGTAAAAAACGAAAGAAGTTTCTAGAAGAGAGAAAATGGCAAACCCTAAAGTTTTCTTCGACCTTACCATCGGAGGTCAAGCTGCCGGCCGTGTAGTAATGGAGTTGTTCAATGATGCAACTCCTAAAACAGCGGAAAATTTCCGAGCACTCTGTACGGGAGAGAAAGGCGTAGGGAAGGCCGGCAAGCCGTTACACTACAAAGGATCAAGTTTCCACCGTGTGATCCCAGGATTTATGTGCCAAGGAGGTGATTTCACTGCCGGAAACGGTACCGGTGGTGAATCAATCTACGGCTCCAAATTCGCAGACGAGAATTTCGTCAAAAAGCATACTGGTCCTGGAATCCTCTCCATGGCTAATGCCGGACCTGGAACTAACGGATCACAGTTTTTCATCTGTACGGCGAAGACTGAGTGGCTTGATGGAAAACACGTTGTGTTTGGGCAAGTGGTTGAAGGCATGGACGTGATTAAGAAAGCGGAGGCCGTTGGATCTAGCTCCGGTAAGTGCTCGAAAGCAGTTGTGGTGGCTGATTGTGGCCAACTTTCCTAGATCTGAAGATGATCGTAGGCATAATGATGATCTAGTCTAGTTAATTACTCCTGTCGTTACTATTTATGTTTTGTGTcgttttgtttttccttttgtagGCTTACTTCTTTATACTGTAATAGGTAGTTTTTACTACTACCGGTGCATGTTGAATTTTGAAATAAGATAGATTTCTCGGTTTATTTTCAGCGATTTAAGTGCAAAATTCTCATCGTTTTCGATAAATTATTCAACGGTTCAAATGGATTCATGTTTATTGAAAATTCTCTGTTTCGGTATCCCGTGATATAACCCTATAATTcttcaatatttaatttatttaataatatagtAAGACTTAGTTTGGTCAGTTAACAAGTTATTTCGGGTCTAATAATGATGTCATTACAatcgaataaaaatatttatatatatatctatatatatatataaaagcatATGATTTAGACCAGtaagataatttttattttcaattttaactttagttttattttcaaagCTTTGAGAGGAGAGTTTGGAGAaaactaatatatttatttttctaaatactAAACTATTTTGATGCCTTAGATTATGTTGTGTTTCTGACCTTCTGTTTGGCAGCATTAGATCTCCGGCTCTTGAGCATTACAATTAGGAGTGTGCTAAAATtggttttattatattaaatgggaaaaaaatattatttatagttgttCAGTTAATGATTTTCcaaatttatttaagaaaaatgttaaatctattctttgttttattggaaataatttaaatatattttcattatacttttaaattaaatataactcTTTCctgataaaaaaaaactattcaataaaaaatgatGTATTCGGGTGTAACCCTCCATAATAATATAACTCGACTTAATTAATAACAATGAATCACTCAAACTCGAATTTTTCATcaaactaaattattatttaaagcaattcactaaaataatatgttcttctaaaattttataaaactagtataaacgtatttcacagtaacATTTTAGGgtaacttttatattttaaaaatttgagggcGTTAGGTTGGGAAATGTTACCCACCGTTACTCACAAATACGTTTTCTAATACATGACTTTGAGTAAAATTTTCCTCCTAAAATTTTACTCATAAGAACGTTTCTTAAGAATTTAATCGCACAAATATAACTATAGAGTAATGTTTTACTTTAAAGACATAATTTTCAATTATGAGACTGTGAGTACCGGTTAAATGTGCTACCATTGCTATTCTAATCTTAAATTCATCAGAAGACTAACCTGTTgttttttcaaatgtttttatAAAGCATTtaattctttccttttcttttgtttttagtGGACCGCCTATTTACTCCTAAAATTGCAAGTTTCTACGAAGAATTTTAATTGAGCTACCATTTGCTTGGTGCACTTGGGTGGCGTCTGTTAGATAGCATTTCCCCAAAGTGTTTGCTTGAACTGCTTTTTCATTTACCTCTTTTTGAGCATTTCCAATTTCAATTGTTAGTGCGAAACTCTCTGAAAAGAGCttcttcatttttgtttgaataagaaaaggaCACAGCTAGCATCATTTCTACCACTTTTGACTTAATCAGATCAGTCAGGACACATTAAGTCATGCAATTAGATGCAAACACATGACTACATGCTAACGGAAGTATAAGTATGGCCACTTAATCCCAACGTAATTGCAAGACATAAGAATCAATAATCGCAATTAATTCCTTTCATATAAccaaaatattcatataaaatgCAATGACTTcgaaatcacaacataattacaAAAGGACGAGATAGTATTGTGAGTAATATTTTAGGAGTAAATTCTGACTCAAAGTCATgtattaaaaaatgtatttgtgAGTAACGTTTTTAGTGTAAAACGTTACTATGAGTAACATTTCTCAATTTAAAGgagttaaatttttaaaaaataaaatataccctaaaacgttactatgaaaaacgtttatactagttctataaaattttaaaaaacaaaataatttgataaattactTTAAATAATGTCTTAATTTGGTAAAAAGTTCCTCAAACTCTGCTACATTTTTCACCATTTGCTGCAATATTTTGAGGTGAAATGTCACTGCCTTAGTCAGTTAGCAGGTTTGACTGAATAATCTTAGTCGTTCACGTGTAAATTGGTTAGTTATAAGGTTATATTTAGCTTGAAAATGTAATGGAGTTGAAagtattacaaaaatatatttaaactatttttaatagtatatgaatatatttgtCAATTTGTTTATTAGGCTATCTGTTTGATTTTTAAtgttataattttgattaataattaaatcaataatctaataaaattattatttattcttaatagtgactttaatATCTTACCAACtctaatttctaaattttaatattgtttttggTCGTACGCAACACGCACTAGCCTCTTAATCATATTCGTTTTCGAAAAAAATATACTACGTCCAAGATGCAATCAAATTTTCTTGGtggaaaatatttattatttatatataattaaaaattattatttttatatatatatataatagatgttgaatttccTTCTACTAATTTGTGTATTTACttttcagattttaaatttatttattaaaaattttaactgtCATTGTGAAGATGACTAGTAATATTTGAATTACTTAATCATAGTTAATTTGATGCTCCCTATGGTATACTCACCAGAAAGTATCGTGATCTGTGTATGAGTTTTCAAAGTTATAATCAAACTTTTATCGGTgctgaatttattttttctaaaaaattgccATGCAGTCTTTCTatttcatctttcttcttcttctacgacgtcttcttcattgttttcctttttctttgaaatttaaAGTACCactaaattaatttgaatagTTTAAAGGAAATTATGTATCAAAAGACTCGAAATGTCGAGAggatttcatatataaaattaaggATTGCTTAGATgtgattttgaattgattagGATTGAATAATCAATGTATACTTCatgtataattaataaatattttatgtataatcAAGCTATATTTAACTTTTTGAGTGTATCACAATATATCGTAAATGTATAACTCATGTATAGATaaacttatttcatttttttagtgtATCATAATGTATAGTTAGAATATATTTTCTGACTATACATTATATTGAAGAGTCGATGGATGCACGATCACTGGCAATAATGTAAATATACTCATTTTCAAGGGTAAAATATGATGTTGTTTAAGCAAATAAAAAACTCTCCTTTCTCATTTCAGATACATTTTGtccttttgttatttattaCTATGTAGAAATATCAAAGGTAAAGTACACTCTCTGCCCGACTCTAGAACCATCcatttgtttttttactttGTAGAATACCAAGggtaaaaatgtaaatatacaCTAACAAATACACACTCTGCATTACTCCAGAACCATCCATTTCTTGTTTATAAATATTCCACACTAACACTGCAGGAGAATTGAGTGGAACCTTTGTTGGCATATATACATATCTTCTTTAAATTCTCTTCAACttcattattcataaaataaaataattctagaaacatctccATTTCACCTTCCTGATTTAGTCgcagttttttaaaaattatttacaaagaCAGTTCTTCACCTTCTCAAGCTGGTGTTTTCGTTTCATGTCTAACTTTTATATCGATTTTTGCCAAATCAGTTGCTCGGTCAACTTAAAGGGGCATTCTTTTCTTTCAGTTATTTATCTTcgtattttgattttaattttgatattactcttgagttttattttattgcattatgagtaaatgtttgtttttctcctttctctaaATTATTTCGATAGTGAGTTCAAGAGTTAATTGCAAGTAA
Proteins encoded:
- the LOC107032430 gene encoding peptidyl-prolyl cis-trans isomerase-like, which codes for MANPKVFFDLTIGGQAAGRVVMELFNDATPKTAENFRALCTGEKGVGKAGKPLHYKGSSFHRVIPGFMCQGGDFTAGNGTGGESIYGSKFADENFVKKHTGPGILSMANAGPGTNGSQFFICTAKTEWLDGKHVVFGQVVEGMDVIKKAEAVGSSSGKCSKAVVVADCGQLS